One region of Intestinimonas massiliensis (ex Afouda et al. 2020) genomic DNA includes:
- a CDS encoding sigma-54 interaction domain-containing protein, translating to MELNEAARAAFNAMREGITIIDTDGIIVFGNTAYREFLNKEAGGDIGPIEGYRLRDLRPGARLPDVLAKGEPILHLTRQEVEDFYFVNLYPIYRDGVLLGGLSVVTFLDDAYRAREELEAMEARSKQVLHRINKANGARYTFDDIVAESPAGAQTKALAEKIAATDATVLLESESGTGKELYAQAIHNASLRREGVFVAINCANFNPNMLESELFGYVEGAFTGAKKGGKLGLFEAAAGGTLFLDEISEMDLGLQAKLLRVLQERRIRPVGGVKEIDVDVRVIAACNAGLPDYVDQGKFRKDLYYRLNTFPIHIPPLRERTGDIPALAAAILDQLSHKLRRPFTLTDEAVRLLQAHSWPGNVRELRNVLEFSAYLTPSGIITCEAFPADLRRPAEHDAALPLVQRVRAFEKREIQRLLARNGASLEGKKKTAAQLGISLASLYNKLNAPDF from the coding sequence ATGGAGCTCAACGAGGCCGCCCGCGCCGCCTTCAACGCCATGCGGGAGGGCATCACCATCATCGACACCGACGGGATCATCGTCTTCGGCAACACGGCCTACCGGGAATTTCTCAACAAGGAGGCCGGAGGCGATATCGGCCCCATCGAGGGCTACCGGCTCCGGGACCTGCGGCCCGGCGCCCGCCTGCCCGATGTGCTGGCGAAGGGCGAGCCCATCCTCCATCTGACCCGGCAGGAGGTGGAGGACTTCTACTTTGTCAACCTGTACCCCATCTACCGGGACGGGGTGCTTCTGGGCGGCCTATCGGTGGTCACCTTCCTGGACGACGCCTACCGGGCCCGGGAAGAGCTGGAGGCCATGGAGGCCCGGAGCAAGCAGGTCCTCCACCGCATCAACAAGGCCAACGGCGCCCGGTATACCTTCGACGACATCGTGGCCGAGAGCCCGGCGGGAGCCCAGACCAAGGCCCTGGCGGAAAAGATCGCCGCCACCGACGCTACCGTGCTGCTGGAGTCGGAGAGCGGCACCGGAAAGGAGCTCTACGCCCAGGCCATCCACAACGCCAGTCTCCGGCGGGAGGGGGTCTTTGTGGCCATCAACTGTGCCAACTTCAATCCCAACATGCTGGAGTCCGAGCTGTTCGGCTACGTGGAGGGGGCCTTCACCGGGGCGAAAAAGGGCGGCAAGCTGGGGCTCTTCGAGGCCGCCGCCGGCGGCACCCTCTTCCTGGACGAGATCTCCGAGATGGACCTGGGCCTCCAGGCCAAGCTGCTCCGGGTGCTTCAGGAGCGCCGCATCCGTCCGGTGGGCGGCGTCAAGGAGATCGACGTGGATGTGCGGGTGATCGCCGCGTGCAACGCCGGCCTGCCGGACTATGTGGATCAGGGCAAGTTTCGAAAGGATCTCTATTACCGCCTCAACACCTTTCCCATCCACATTCCGCCCCTTCGGGAGCGGACCGGCGACATCCCCGCCCTGGCCGCCGCCATTCTGGACCAGCTCTCCCACAAGCTGCGCCGCCCCTTTACCCTCACCGACGAGGCCGTGCGCCTCCTCCAGGCGCATAGCTGGCCCGGCAACGTGCGGGAGCTGCGCAACGTGCTGGAGTTCTCCGCCTACCTCACCCCCTCCGGCATCATTACCTGCGAGGCCTTCCCCGCCGACCTGCGCCGCCCCGCGGAGCACGACGCCGCCCTCCCTCTGGTCCAAAGGGTCCGGGCCTTTGAAAAGCGGGAGATCCAGCGGCTGCTGGCCCGGAACGGCGCCAGTCTGGAGGGCAAGAAAAAAACGGCCGCCCAGTTGGGCATCTCTCTGGCCAGCCTATACAACAAGCTGAACGCGCCTGACTTCTAG
- the udk gene encoding uridine kinase: MDTMIIGIAGGTGSGKTTLTQHLKDHFGENVSVVYHDNYYKAHPNMPYEERCKLNYDHPDAFDTDLMVEDLKTLCAGQTIHCPVYDYTIHNRSKDTVEVRPTKVVIVEGILIFHPKELRDLMDIKIFVDTDADVRILRRILRDVKERGRSLDSVISQYLNTVKPMHQQFVQPSRQYADIVVLDGGHNLVALDMITQRIKSHVDGG, encoded by the coding sequence ATGGACACCATGATCATCGGCATCGCCGGCGGGACCGGCTCGGGCAAGACCACCCTGACCCAGCATCTCAAGGACCACTTTGGGGAAAACGTCAGCGTGGTCTACCACGACAACTATTATAAGGCCCATCCCAATATGCCCTATGAGGAGCGCTGCAAGCTCAACTACGACCACCCGGACGCCTTCGATACCGACCTCATGGTGGAGGATCTGAAGACGCTGTGCGCAGGCCAGACCATCCACTGCCCGGTGTACGACTATACCATCCACAACCGCTCCAAGGACACGGTGGAGGTGCGGCCCACCAAGGTGGTCATCGTGGAGGGCATTTTGATCTTCCACCCTAAGGAGCTGCGGGACCTGATGGACATCAAGATCTTTGTGGACACCGACGCCGACGTGCGAATCCTGCGGCGCATTCTGCGGGACGTAAAGGAGCGGGGCCGGAGTCTGGACTCGGTCATCAGCCAGTATTTGAATACGGTCAAGCCCATGCACCAGCAGTTTGTCCAGCCCAGCCGCCAGTATGCGGACATTGTGGTGCTGGACGGGGGCCACAACCTGGTGGCGCTGGATATGATCACCCAGCGCATCAAGAGCCACGTGGACGGGGGGTAG
- a CDS encoding Cna B-type domain-containing protein: protein MMAKRMKRTLALALSLVMVLGLLPAAAFAARVEDEYDSTAQIVDAGGTRYFKKDGNGVAETTKEAGDAILEITKSVAGTQVENEFEITLQVKTTEDLTTIPGKTPDSAVVLVLDVSNSMDDCAKCGKEQDHANHTPNRCNCGSWLCDGRHAFIDKHGGFMGGPNGTCDVDGCWGTAENHYTVTPDCVYEARLTQAKKAAKDFIDTFATQTGAQEGDKRLVQIIAFGSDAKTYTSQWYDVNDAANGAANITALKNIIGTGLDSGIRVGNGDGKGGTNIEGGLMLARNLLQDGLKNGQPLNGMEYLYTVLLTDGAPTFHVNKDQSDTKRIDGTKGGGSYTTTNDVRDVAGVASAIKGLASASKLFSIAYGKDVAGDKPFGSVSGIDSPVAGTTWKNLTIGQWLGSFSTNAYEADDNQTLFDAFEAIGSTIRLAAQAWRVEDQMGANITYLGETTTGTFTNAVTPAEDGESFQWNVLASGYDPAITTIKPAGSSEPSTYGYTMKYRVRLDNTDGSTTAYPTNTAATLKFMLTNDQGEWPSIGEGETAETHLKTVDFPVPTVKGNFGALRFTKVDKNTQAALPGVTFTLTCDCKDPAHTKIAASSDTGAVSFTDIPSGHTYTLTETLPEGDPHDPASIGTVTVKVSGGVVYVNGQKNPTDLKLENTYLPGAQDLTVTKQWGATPDGLQTAVQVVYEQYLNHTKTATSDPVTLTAADDWTHTWNDVPVRDILTGEAYAYVVREYVNGAVAEGNQVSTINGKDYLVTYNDVNNIITNEIQNEMSIPVEKQWLTPDSMKGAVTVNLLRDGSPFQTLTLSGTKLSGAFEKVPVYAENGDRYTYSITETVSQDAGYSAHIVKNDDGSYTIQNVVNQTTVAVEGSKAWVDGNSGARPQTVEVSLWKTGSNTAQDTRTIGWNAETETYDWTYSFTGLPKYDLTYNETTDLWEGTGAEIEYYVTDDAEGYDPAIAYKGEDGQYNLTNKLTQVEMTISVTKTWDDEGFEDERPDSLTFSLYGADKENALATLVLNAKEEEQDSEEPGGTPTVITYWEDSTTGRFDGTFPKYDATGAAIGYTVVEAEPAHYDATVGQAEVDDATIHFPVKNTLNGDTTAVSVEKIWKDTRTNADRPKATIKLMDGSTVVDSIDLPRADEQGVLVNTYTFTDLTKYRDGGRIQYTVAEDTVTGYQTPVIAGSMETGYTVTNTVKQQSGDEGVTVSGTKSWLPADGIHHPASTTIQLQSDAAEANVFANVTGKTATATAEGGWTYTFTGLDRYAYDDGGVREIQYKVTDTVSGYETTGGARNAQGAYDLTNTFQQEFTSVSGKKVWVDGSSAARPASVTVALLADGVEVDRQTVSAVEGSSEWAFTFGVSDGGATLPKYSAYNTAIAYTVREVAPDGTWVELPEGQTKGSVTYTVGDSTLTYDVTYGDNYTITNTKPQDYSDVTINKVWKDGSNAAGTRPATVSLTLLRNGSEYETVTLGPNEPGTNVNGDTWSHTFTGLPKYDDGRNAYRYTVRENGLDEDGCLPAAVEGERYTASVNGLTVTNTIQQKTISISGEKKWENTPENWVAPERVTIELYKSNGTVLVDSVDLPRTAADAPAESAPSTSEPVESAPAAPDWSYTFTGLPKYDRNDAGEGSGALIDYTLKEKGVLENGTIIYTVKSDGKDRKDTYQVEYKTNEDGTRDVVNTWKDNEYYSYLVKATYISKVNGTTTTVTDVQVAGGRGDANETIRIASGDYTTYGGHSDYEYVLGSAKLNGETYQEGQKNFSFVLDDSSVVETLELTYYREKTTPDPEPDPGPSGKDYYRVIVNYLEEGTDRVLATQYRSEKIREGNSWDVTEQTEKSIEGYERVRVDGEPTGRNIQSNVIIDVYYTAVTEIPDQPTPGGSDPVDPQPTPGGETESPDQPSPADPGPDGGATEIVDEGTPMGNLPQTGTVAAPVDPSVTLGLMALSASLSAAGLAFCIGRKKEEEN from the coding sequence ATGATGGCAAAGAGAATGAAGAGGACCCTGGCCCTGGCGCTATCGCTGGTGATGGTGTTGGGCCTCCTGCCCGCCGCCGCCTTTGCGGCCCGGGTGGAGGACGAGTACGACAGTACCGCCCAGATCGTGGATGCGGGCGGCACGCGGTACTTCAAGAAGGACGGCAACGGCGTGGCCGAGACCACAAAAGAGGCCGGCGACGCCATCCTGGAGATTACCAAGAGTGTGGCCGGGACCCAGGTGGAGAATGAGTTTGAGATCACGCTCCAGGTCAAGACCACCGAGGACCTGACCACCATCCCCGGCAAGACCCCCGACAGCGCCGTGGTGCTGGTGCTGGACGTGTCCAACAGTATGGACGACTGCGCCAAGTGCGGCAAGGAGCAGGACCATGCTAACCATACGCCGAACCGCTGCAACTGCGGTTCCTGGTTGTGTGATGGCCGCCATGCATTCATAGATAAACACGGCGGTTTTATGGGAGGACCTAACGGTACTTGTGACGTAGACGGTTGCTGGGGAACGGCGGAGAATCACTATACCGTGACCCCTGACTGCGTTTATGAGGCTCGTCTGACCCAGGCGAAGAAGGCGGCCAAGGATTTCATCGACACCTTCGCCACCCAGACCGGCGCTCAGGAGGGCGACAAGCGTCTGGTGCAGATCATCGCGTTCGGCAGCGATGCCAAGACCTATACCTCTCAGTGGTATGATGTCAACGATGCTGCCAACGGCGCCGCCAATATCACCGCGCTGAAGAACATCATCGGCACCGGGCTGGACAGTGGAATCCGGGTGGGCAACGGCGACGGCAAGGGCGGCACTAACATCGAGGGCGGCCTGATGCTGGCCCGGAACCTGCTGCAGGATGGTTTGAAAAATGGTCAGCCTTTGAACGGGATGGAGTACCTCTATACCGTGCTGCTGACGGACGGAGCCCCCACTTTCCATGTAAATAAAGACCAATCCGATACGAAACGCATCGACGGCACCAAGGGCGGTGGCAGCTACACCACCACCAATGATGTCCGTGACGTGGCCGGCGTGGCTTCGGCCATCAAGGGCCTCGCCAGTGCTTCCAAGCTGTTCTCCATTGCATACGGCAAAGACGTGGCCGGGGATAAGCCCTTTGGCAGCGTGAGCGGCATTGACAGCCCCGTGGCGGGCACCACATGGAAGAACCTGACCATCGGCCAGTGGCTGGGCAGCTTCTCCACCAACGCCTATGAGGCCGATGACAACCAGACCCTGTTTGATGCCTTTGAGGCCATCGGCAGTACCATCCGCCTGGCGGCTCAGGCGTGGCGGGTGGAGGACCAGATGGGCGCCAACATCACCTATCTGGGGGAGACCACCACCGGAACCTTTACCAACGCCGTGACCCCTGCCGAGGACGGAGAGTCCTTCCAGTGGAACGTGCTGGCCTCCGGTTATGATCCGGCCATCACCACGATCAAGCCCGCCGGCTCCAGCGAGCCTTCTACCTATGGCTATACCATGAAGTACCGCGTCCGTCTGGACAATACGGACGGCAGCACCACCGCCTATCCGACCAATACCGCCGCCACGCTGAAGTTCATGCTGACCAACGATCAGGGCGAGTGGCCCAGCATCGGCGAGGGCGAGACCGCCGAGACCCATCTGAAAACCGTGGACTTCCCGGTACCCACGGTCAAGGGCAACTTCGGCGCTCTGCGCTTCACCAAGGTGGACAAAAACACCCAGGCCGCCCTGCCCGGCGTGACCTTCACCCTGACCTGTGACTGCAAGGACCCCGCCCACACCAAGATCGCGGCCTCTTCCGATACCGGCGCGGTGTCCTTCACCGATATCCCCTCCGGCCATACGTACACCCTGACCGAGACCCTGCCCGAAGGCGATCCCCACGACCCCGCCAGCATCGGCACCGTCACAGTAAAGGTCTCCGGCGGCGTTGTCTATGTCAACGGCCAGAAGAACCCCACGGACCTGAAGCTGGAGAACACCTATCTCCCCGGCGCCCAGGATCTGACCGTCACCAAGCAGTGGGGCGCCACCCCCGACGGCCTCCAGACCGCTGTCCAGGTGGTCTATGAGCAGTACCTGAATCATACCAAGACCGCCACCAGCGATCCGGTCACCCTCACCGCTGCCGACGACTGGACCCACACCTGGAACGATGTCCCCGTCCGTGACATCCTGACCGGCGAGGCCTATGCCTATGTGGTCCGCGAGTACGTGAACGGCGCCGTGGCCGAGGGCAACCAGGTATCCACCATCAACGGCAAGGACTATCTGGTCACCTACAATGACGTGAACAACATCATCACCAACGAGATTCAGAACGAGATGTCCATCCCCGTGGAGAAGCAGTGGCTGACCCCCGACAGCATGAAGGGCGCGGTCACCGTCAACCTGCTCCGGGACGGCAGTCCCTTCCAGACCCTGACCCTGTCTGGCACCAAGCTGTCCGGCGCCTTTGAGAAGGTCCCCGTGTATGCCGAGAACGGCGACCGGTACACCTATTCCATCACCGAGACCGTGTCCCAGGACGCCGGCTACTCCGCCCATATCGTGAAGAACGACGACGGCAGCTACACCATCCAGAACGTGGTCAATCAGACTACCGTCGCCGTGGAAGGCTCCAAGGCCTGGGTGGACGGCAACAGCGGCGCCCGGCCCCAGACCGTGGAGGTCAGCCTGTGGAAGACCGGCTCCAATACGGCGCAGGACACCCGGACCATCGGCTGGAACGCCGAGACAGAGACCTATGACTGGACCTACTCCTTCACCGGTCTGCCCAAGTACGACCTCACCTACAACGAGACCACCGACCTGTGGGAGGGCACCGGCGCCGAGATTGAATATTACGTCACCGACGACGCCGAGGGCTATGACCCCGCCATCGCTTACAAGGGCGAGGACGGCCAGTATAACCTGACCAACAAGCTGACTCAGGTCGAGATGACCATCAGCGTCACCAAGACCTGGGACGACGAGGGCTTTGAAGACGAGCGGCCCGACAGTCTGACCTTCTCCCTCTACGGCGCGGACAAGGAAAACGCCCTTGCGACCCTGGTCCTGAACGCTAAGGAAGAGGAGCAGGACTCCGAGGAGCCCGGCGGCACCCCCACCGTGATCACCTACTGGGAGGACTCCACCACCGGGCGCTTTGACGGCACCTTCCCCAAGTACGACGCCACCGGCGCGGCCATCGGCTACACCGTGGTGGAAGCCGAGCCCGCCCACTACGACGCCACCGTGGGGCAGGCCGAAGTGGACGACGCCACCATCCACTTCCCCGTGAAGAACACCCTGAACGGCGACACCACCGCTGTCAGCGTGGAGAAGATCTGGAAGGACACCCGCACCAACGCCGACCGCCCCAAGGCCACCATCAAGCTGATGGACGGTTCCACCGTGGTGGACAGCATCGACCTGCCCCGGGCGGATGAGCAGGGCGTCCTGGTCAACACCTACACCTTCACCGACCTGACCAAGTACCGCGACGGCGGCCGGATTCAGTACACCGTGGCGGAGGACACCGTCACCGGCTATCAGACCCCTGTCATCGCGGGCAGCATGGAAACCGGCTACACCGTCACCAACACCGTGAAGCAGCAGAGCGGCGACGAGGGCGTCACCGTGTCCGGCACCAAGAGCTGGCTGCCTGCCGACGGCATCCACCACCCCGCCAGCACCACCATCCAGCTCCAGTCCGATGCGGCCGAAGCCAACGTGTTTGCAAATGTGACCGGCAAGACTGCCACCGCCACCGCCGAGGGCGGCTGGACCTACACCTTCACCGGCCTGGACCGGTACGCCTATGACGACGGGGGCGTCCGCGAGATCCAGTACAAGGTGACCGACACGGTAAGCGGCTACGAGACCACCGGCGGCGCCAGGAACGCCCAGGGCGCCTATGACCTGACCAACACCTTCCAGCAGGAGTTTACCTCTGTCTCCGGCAAGAAGGTCTGGGTGGACGGCAGCAGCGCCGCTCGTCCCGCCTCTGTCACCGTGGCCCTTCTGGCCGACGGCGTCGAGGTAGACCGTCAGACCGTCAGCGCCGTGGAAGGCAGCAGCGAGTGGGCCTTTACCTTCGGCGTGAGCGACGGCGGCGCCACCCTGCCCAAGTACAGCGCTTACAATACCGCCATCGCCTACACCGTCCGTGAGGTCGCGCCCGACGGAACCTGGGTGGAGCTCCCCGAGGGTCAGACCAAGGGCAGCGTCACCTACACCGTGGGCGACAGCACCCTCACCTACGACGTGACCTACGGCGACAACTACACCATTACCAACACCAAGCCCCAGGATTACTCCGACGTCACCATCAACAAGGTGTGGAAGGACGGCTCCAACGCCGCCGGCACCCGCCCCGCCACCGTCAGCCTGACCCTGCTGCGCAATGGCAGCGAGTATGAGACCGTGACTCTGGGCCCGAATGAGCCCGGTACCAACGTGAACGGCGACACCTGGAGCCACACCTTCACCGGTCTGCCCAAGTATGACGACGGCCGGAACGCCTACCGCTACACCGTCCGGGAAAACGGCCTGGATGAGGACGGCTGCCTGCCCGCCGCCGTGGAGGGCGAGCGCTACACCGCGTCCGTGAACGGCCTTACCGTGACCAACACCATTCAGCAAAAGACCATCTCCATTTCCGGTGAGAAGAAGTGGGAGAACACCCCTGAGAACTGGGTCGCGCCGGAACGGGTGACCATCGAGCTCTATAAGAGCAACGGCACTGTGCTGGTGGACTCCGTGGACCTGCCCAGGACCGCCGCCGACGCGCCGGCAGAGTCCGCTCCTTCCACCTCCGAGCCCGTGGAGAGCGCTCCCGCCGCGCCCGACTGGAGCTATACCTTCACCGGCCTGCCCAAGTACGATCGGAACGACGCGGGTGAGGGCAGTGGCGCGCTCATCGACTACACCCTGAAAGAGAAGGGCGTCCTGGAGAACGGTACCATCATCTACACCGTGAAGAGCGACGGCAAGGATCGCAAGGACACCTACCAGGTGGAGTACAAGACCAACGAGGACGGCACCCGGGATGTGGTGAACACCTGGAAGGACAACGAGTATTACAGCTATCTGGTCAAGGCCACCTATATCTCCAAGGTGAACGGCACGACCACCACCGTCACCGACGTGCAGGTGGCCGGCGGCCGCGGCGACGCCAACGAGACCATCCGGATCGCCTCCGGCGACTATACCACCTACGGCGGCCACAGCGACTACGAGTACGTGCTGGGCAGCGCCAAGCTCAATGGCGAGACCTACCAGGAGGGCCAGAAGAACTTCTCCTTCGTGCTGGACGATTCCTCCGTGGTGGAGACTCTGGAGCTGACTTACTACCGCGAGAAGACCACCCCCGATCCCGAGCCGGATCCGGGCCCCAGCGGAAAGGATTACTACCGGGTCATCGTCAACTACCTGGAGGAGGGTACGGATCGAGTGCTGGCCACCCAGTACCGCTCCGAGAAGATCCGAGAGGGCAACTCCTGGGATGTGACCGAGCAGACCGAAAAGAGCATCGAGGGCTACGAGCGGGTTCGCGTGGACGGTGAGCCCACCGGCCGGAACATCCAGTCCAACGTCATCATTGATGTCTACTACACCGCTGTGACCGAGATTCCCGACCAGCCCACCCCCGGCGGCTCCGACCCGGTGGACCCCCAGCCCACCCCCGGCGGCGAGACGGAGAGCCCCGATCAGCCCTCTCCGGCGGACCCGGGCCCCGACGGCGGCGCGACCGAGATTGTGGATGAGGGCACACCCATGGGCAACCTGCCCCAGACCGGCACCGTGGCCGCTCCTGTGGACCCCTCTGTCACGCTGGGCCTGATGGCCCTGTCCGCCTCCCTGTCCGCGGCCGGCCTGGCCTTCTGCATCGGCCGCAAGAAGGAAGAGGAGAAC